A region of the Peredibacter starrii genome:
AGAAATTTTCTCTACAACGTTCCCGGCAGAGAACTATAACGAAGTGATTATTTTAAAAGACATCGACTACACATCACTTTGTAGTCACCACTTCTTCCCATTCATTGGGAAGGCCCATGTGGGTTATCTTCCGGATACAACTCATGGCCAGGATTCTCGAGTAGTGGGTCTTTCGAAACTTGCTCACATCGTTGATATGCACGCTCAGCGTCCGCAGCTTCAAGAGCGCATGTGTTACGGCATCATGAATTCAATTAAAGAAGAATTGAAACCAGCAGGTGTGATGGTTGTGATTGAAGGTTCTCACGGATGTTTAACTTGTCGTGGGGCCAAGAAAGCAAATGCTTCAATGATGACTTCTGCACTTGATGGTAAATTTAAAGAAGATCCAAAGCTTCGTGCAGAGTTCTTCAGTCTCTTGAAGCAGTAGTATCTTTTAAACGAACCACGGCAGCAGCATTGGCCTTATATAAAAACCAATTATAAGCGCGATTTTCAGTTCTGCTGCCGTTGGAGTCTCTTACGATAAAAGCTCCTTTCTTGTTACACTCACTTTCTTCGATCTCGTAACAATCTCCCGCTAAAGAATTGTCATAGCCCACGATGAGGATCACGTGCCAGTAATCATTGTCGTTATAATTAATAATGATGGGAGATTTATAACGGTAAAGGGACTGCTTAATCTTGAGAACATCTTTCGCTTCTAAAACATGGGTGTCCCATTTGCCACCTCGAGCAAATAAAAATTCGGTCGTGAGTTGTGGCACCTTTATCCGCGGGAGAACGTCAAAATCTGGATTTGGGTCCCAGAGGGACATATCAGGTACGAAGGGCCAGTCTTCTTCTTTGATCGCAACCCCGTGATTAAAGCGCATTACCATGTCTTCAATAAAATGCTGAGTAGGATCCTTCGGGTCTTTAAAGTTTGATTGCCAGATGAGAAATGCTTCAGACAAATCATTGGTTCCACCCTGTTCTGGATTTTCAATGTTGTCCCGCTTGTTCAACAAAAGCTCCATCGCCCCCGTTGAGGCCACAAACCAACAAGACTTGGTGTCTGCCTGATTAGGTGCTGGTTGCACGTATTTAACGAGATCAGTGTATCGAGTAGGCAAAGGGGCAGAAAATGCGTTAAAACTTAATAGAATCAGAATAGGCCAAGCTAACGTCATAAGCGTCCTTGTAAAAACAACAGGCTTTCTCAGTCAAGACCCAAGAAGTATTGAGGCCCGAGTGAAGTTATGATTAAGTGTGAAAACAGGTGAGGAATAATGCGTACTTTTATTCTCTTTATATTTTGTCTTATGCCATCGCTGGTTTTTGCACGCGACTGTGAAGTCTACGGCATTAGCGATAGTCCTCAGGCGCTTACTTGTTCCTTCAAACGGACTGAAGTGAAGTTACGTTGCAAGGATGGAACTTACTATTTAAATCAATCTAAAGTCGATATGGCCTTCCATATGGAAGTTGAAGATGGTCCTGTGCCACTTGTTTTCAAATCCTCAAATATGCAGCTCACTGTTTTAATGCATTCCAAAACCAACATTGAGGCCGAACTTGAGCAGAAAGGTAAGGTCATTTTGGGAAGCTGCAACTAATTCATAGAGTCGAGAGTGTTTCCGCAACTTATGAGATTCTATTAAACTCATGAGTAAGACCAATCGCCCTTGGACCAAGGAAGAGTTACAAGAGATCGTTCATTTGCCCACCCATTTGGTGGCCATCATCTCTGGCGACGGAAATTTTCTGAATGTAGGGCCCACGGCCGATACTATTCTTGGTTGGGAACCCCAGGACATTCAAAATAAAAACATCAAAGAATTTATTCATCCTGAAGACATCGGTAAAACTTTTGAAAGTATAGAAAGCCTTTTATCCGGTTCCAAAACAATCATCAACAATTTCACTAATCGCTGTCTGGGAAAAGACGGCGGTTTTCGTTGGATCAACTGGAGTGGCAAGGCAAGTAATGGAAATATTTTTATTATCGGGAATGATGTCACCGAGAAGGTTTATTTTGAGCAGGAACTAAACCTTCAGGCCATGGTTCTTGAGAGTATCTCTGAAGGTGTGGTGATCTGTAATAAGCCAGGAACCATCGCATATACCAATACCGCAGAGGAAGCTCTCTTTGGATATGCCCCGGAAGAATTAATAGGAAAACCGCTCCAGACCTTGAACGCATGGACCCCGGAAGAAAGTGAGATTCAACTTCGTGATGTGATGGAGACTCTGAGGAAAAAAGGGGTCTGGAAAGGCGAGTGGCTTAATAAAAAGAAGACGGGTCAAATTGTCACAACAGCTTGTCGAGTGACGATACTCATGCTCAATGGTGAGAAACATTTTGTTATCGTTCAGCGAGATATCACCCAAGAAAAACAAAAAGAAAAAGAACAAGAAAGAACCCGCAATCGCTTCCAGACATTCTTTGAACAGTCTATTCTGCCTATGGAAATTTATGATCTTGAGGGGAAAAGGGTTGCGGTCAATAGTGCCTGGGGAAAGTTATTTAATCTTTCTCCAGATGAGTTCAGCATCAATATTTTAAATGAATCAAAAGCGAAAGATGTTGGACTGTATCCTTATATCGTTCGTGCCTATGAAGGAGAAGCGGTAAATGCGCCGGCCTTTTATGCGGACATGTCAGAGATTTTCCCTCATGCCAGAAGCCGCTGGGTGGAGGCCTGGCTTTCTCCTATTTTTGATGAAAGTAAAAAAGTCATTGAGATAGCGATCGTCCTAAAAGATGTGACTGAAAGCCGAGAAACTCAAAAAAAACTTGAACGAAGTGTGGCCGAAAAAGAACTGGCAGAGAACCGTCTTTCCATGGCCGTTAATGCCGGAAGTATTGGGATTTGGGAGTGGAATCCACTGACAGATGAGCTTCATTGGGACCCCACACTCTGTAAGATTTACGGCTATGAGAAAGGTCAGAATCCTGGGACCCTAAGTGAATATAGGAGAAGAAAACACGCTGATGATGATGCAGAAGTTCAGAAGATTATAGATGGTGCCAAGGAAACCGGTCGGCCCTATGGTTTCGAGCACCGTATTTTTCGAGTGGATGGAGAAGTCAGATGGATTCAGGGTTCAGGGACCTCTTTTAAGGACGAGAACGGTAAAATCGTTTTGTATATGGGAACTGTGATCGATATCACTGAGAAAAAAGTCGCCGTTGCAGATCAGAGTTTTCTTTCTCAGACTTCTGAAATTCTTTCCAGCTCATTTAATTATCTTGAGAACCTGCAGAAAATGGCCGATTTCGCGGCCAGGTATTTCTGTGATGGCTGCTTAATTGATCAGCTACATCCGGATGGTACGATTAAAAGAATTGTTGTGGGAGGCGAGAGACCAGGAATGAAAGAGAAACTTTTCTCCATTCATGAAAGATATCCTCAGCGCTATACCCAGGAACATCCACTTTTCATTTCCCTCATAACCGGACGAACCGTTGTAATTGATGATGTGATGGAATTTTCAAAAAGTTACCGAAGTAAATATCCCGACTCATATTTTGAAGAGCTTAATGATGTGGGATTTCATTCCGCCATTGTGGTTCGCCTGAAAGGCAAAGAGAATCTTCTTGGAACGATCACCTTTTTTACCAGCAAGAACAGTCGTTATAAATTTGATGGTCGATCGAAGTGGCTCTCAGAAGAGCTTGCTTATCGAACGTCTATGTCGATTGAGAACTCACTTCTTTATATTCATTCTCAAGATGCCATTAAATCCCGTGATGAGTTTCTTTCCATCGCTTCCCATGAGCTTAAAACTCCACTCACGAGTTTGACTCTTCAAAATCAGATGAGGAAGCGACAGCTTGAGAAAGATAAGTCTAAGGTCCTTGATGAAAAGAACATGCTCAAGATGATCGAGGCCGACGATCGACAGCTAAAGAGAATTAACCGACTCATTGATGACATGCTTGATATTGCCCGCATTCGTGCGGAACGTCTGACTATTCATAAGGAAAAGTTTAAGTTTTGTGCCTTTGTGAAAGACGTGTTGGAACGACTCAGTCCTCAGATGCAGGCCGCGGGTTGTGAACTATCAGTTCATTTGTGTCCTGAAGTGACCGTGTTCTGTGATTCTTATCGCATTGAACAGGTGGTGATCAATATGATCACCAATGCCATAAAGTATGGGGCCGGTCGTCCTATCAGAGTAGAAATTAGCTCCAGCAACATGAAGGTAAGTCTCATGGTTCACGATCAGGGACCAGGAATTGAATCCAAAGACCTGGAGAGAATTTTTCAGCGTTTTGAAAGGGCCGTCACTGGAAGAGAAATCAGTGGACTTGGTCTAGGTCTTTATATTTCTCGTCAAATTGTAGAGCTGCATGATGGGGCCCTCTTCGTCAAAAGTAAGTTAGGAGATGGCTCGACTTTCATCATGGAACTCCCCCTGGACCATGATTGAAGTTCATCCTTATGGTGAATTCATCCCAAAAAAGCCACGATGGATGATCGTTGGTAGCTTTCCCATCGCTAAGTTCTCAAATCCAAAAAAACGTTCCGAAATTAAACCTCACGAGTTGGATTTCTTCTTTGGTGGAGAGAAAAATCTTTTATGGAAACTCCTGGGGCTGTGCTTTGATCGAGATCTTAAGTCCAAGAAGGATGTCATTCGGCTCCTGGAAGATCAGGGAATCGCAGTAGGGGACGTCATTAAGGCCTGTCGTCGTAAAAATGGTGGAGGTTCTGATTCAGATCTCTATCAAATTAAATGGAACAACGATCTTATTGATATTATCCGCGATAATGGCATTAAGAAGGTCTTCTTTACTTCACGCAAAGTTGAAGTTTGGTTCAATAAACTCTTTCCTGAGTCTTCTGATATCGAGAAAGTGACATTGATATCTCCCTCGGGGCAAAGTGTGAGAAGCCTTTCTCATCATCCAGACTACGAGGACTGGGAGAAGCTTCATAGGGGCGAACCGAAGTTTAATTTTATTTTAACCAATTACCGCTTGAAGTTTAGAACAAGAGGTTAGCGAAAGTACCTATATTTAATCTTAAGGTTGGAGCTGTTTTTTGCACTTTTTTGCACCTTTTAATTGTCACCTTTCTTTAAAAAATATGTAATAATTCCGAATGCTCATCAATTTTTGCTGGGCCAATTCCTTAAATTGACTTTTTTAAAGGTAAGGGATAATTCTCCACCAATGACTAAGCGTATTCTTGTAGTTGAAGATGACACCTCTATTCGAGAGCTCCTTGTTGAGCTGCTTGAAAGCGAGGGCTATTCTGTTTCTTCAGCTATCAATGGTCTTGAAGGATTGAAGTATCTTCAGACTCAAGGTAACCCTGATCTCATCTTGATCGACCTCATGATGCCGGTAATGGACGGCTATTCTTTCCGTACAGAACAATTGAAGAACTCTAACTGGGCAAGCATTCCGACAGTTGTTATGTCGGCCGAAGCAAATGCCAAAGAAAAGATGAAAAACTTCAATATCACCGCTTTTCTTAGTAAGCCGGTGGAGCTCGACACAATTCTTAAGACTGTAGCTCGATTTTCCTAGTCTCCTTCAGCTATAATTTCCCCGAAACATTCTTTTTAACAAAGCTGGTCCTATGTACAAACTATTTGGCATTCCTAATTGTGATACCGTGAAAAAGGCGCGCACTTATCTTGAGAAGAAGAAAGTGAACGTAGAATTTATCGATTTTAAGAAAGTGAGGCCTGAAGCTTCTGACATTGAAAGATGGAGCGAAGTCTTCGGCGGATTGCCGGTAAACACAAAAGGTGTGACTTACAAAAAATTCAAAGATGAGTATGAGGCCCTTGCCCCTAAGGCCAAGATCAAATTTTTAACCGAAAATACTTCAATGATTAAGAGACCAATTCTGGAAAAAAACGGAAAAGTATTGGCCTTTGGTTTTGATGAAGACAATTACAAGGAAGTTGTAAAATGAGTACTAAGAATGTTCAGGAATATCTTAAGGAAATCTCTTATCTAAAAAGCATTCAGGCCCTGCTTCACTGGGACATGGAAACCATGATGCCGAGAGGAGCGGTAGAAGACCGCGCCGAGCATTTAAGCTACATCGGTTCAAAAATCCATTCTCAGATTACTTCAAAGAAGTATGCCTCTCTCTTAAAAGAAATGGAGGGCATGCGTTTAAAGCCCCGTGAGAAGAAACTCCTAAAAGAGCTTAAGTGGGACTATGACCTATTTCAGGCCCTTCCGGAAAAGCACGTGGTAGAACTTTCTAAGGCCCAAACCATGGCGACTCATGCCTGGGCGGAAGCGAGAAAGAAGAATGACTGGAGTGCTTTCAAACCACACCTTCAGAAACTTATTGATCTAAAAAAACGTGAGGCAACTTTTTATAAAACTAAAACTCCTTACGACGCTCTTATTCGCCTGCATGATAAAGAGTTCTCTTCTGCTGAAATCGATTCTCTGTTTGGAGATCTGAAAAAAGGTCTTCTGAAACTTTCTCACGCAGTTAAGAAAGATGGCTCTTTTGTAAAAGTTAAAAACTTAAAAGGGCCATTTGATATTAATGCTCAGAAAAAGCTGAGTGCCTATGCTGTAGAACTTTGTGGTCTACCTGCTTCTCACTCACGTTTGGATGAGTCAGTTCACCCTTTCAGTATTAATATTTCTCCTCTTGATCAGCGTATCACCACTCGTTATACCACTGAGAACCTTGATTCATTATCTTCAACCATGCATGAAGTTGGTCATGCGCTTTATGAGCACAACCTTCCACGTGAATGGGCCGGAACTCCGTTTCAGGAAGCGATCTCACTTTCAGTTCATGAGTCTCAATCTCGTTTCTGGGAAAACGTAGTAGGGCGCTCTCGAGCCTTCTGTCACTTCATTCATCCGAAAATGAAAGAGCTTTTCCCGGCGGCGATGAAAGGTGTGAACGAAGAAGCGCTTTATCACATCTTCAATAAATCAGTTCCGGGCATGATCCGTGTCGAAGAGTGTGAGCTTTACTATAACTTCCACATCATCATTCGTTATGAAATTGAAGAGATGATTTTTAATCAAGGTCTTAAAGCGGCCGACATTCCGGCCATCTGGAATGAGAAATACAAAGAGTACCTGGGTCTAACTCCGAAGACCTATGCTGAAGGACTGATGCAGGATTCTCACTGGGCGGGCGGCGCTTTTGGTTACTTCCCAACTTATACTTTGGGGAATTTAATCTCAGGCACGATCTATCAGAAAATGAAAAAAGACATGCCGAACTTCAAGAAAGACGTTGGAAACGGAAAGCTCGGGAAAATCGGAGAGTACTTAAAGGAAAATATTCACTCGAAAGGTCGCTCAGTGGACGCCAAGGACATTGTGGGTAAACTGGACGTGAAAGATTATCTGAATTATCTGACTGAAAAGTTTGAGGTGTAAGTGGAAGATCTATTTTTAGGA
Encoded here:
- a CDS encoding Spx/MgsR family RNA polymerase-binding regulatory protein, which gives rise to MYKLFGIPNCDTVKKARTYLEKKKVNVEFIDFKKVRPEASDIERWSEVFGGLPVNTKGVTYKKFKDEYEALAPKAKIKFLTENTSMIKRPILEKNGKVLAFGFDEDNYKEVVK
- the folE gene encoding GTP cyclohydrolase I translates to MAFEASFNKDLARKLASSNNPEKTLDLELAQFRARAVELNAAREKMAEGYDKVLQGLKMAFPNLDLDDKNLVGSPNRMARALLEICSGLGTSQKEIFSTTFPAENYNEVIILKDIDYTSLCSHHFFPFIGKAHVGYLPDTTHGQDSRVVGLSKLAHIVDMHAQRPQLQERMCYGIMNSIKEELKPAGVMVVIEGSHGCLTCRGAKKANASMMTSALDGKFKEDPKLRAEFFSLLKQ
- a CDS encoding PAS domain S-box protein, translating into MSKTNRPWTKEELQEIVHLPTHLVAIISGDGNFLNVGPTADTILGWEPQDIQNKNIKEFIHPEDIGKTFESIESLLSGSKTIINNFTNRCLGKDGGFRWINWSGKASNGNIFIIGNDVTEKVYFEQELNLQAMVLESISEGVVICNKPGTIAYTNTAEEALFGYAPEELIGKPLQTLNAWTPEESEIQLRDVMETLRKKGVWKGEWLNKKKTGQIVTTACRVTILMLNGEKHFVIVQRDITQEKQKEKEQERTRNRFQTFFEQSILPMEIYDLEGKRVAVNSAWGKLFNLSPDEFSINILNESKAKDVGLYPYIVRAYEGEAVNAPAFYADMSEIFPHARSRWVEAWLSPIFDESKKVIEIAIVLKDVTESRETQKKLERSVAEKELAENRLSMAVNAGSIGIWEWNPLTDELHWDPTLCKIYGYEKGQNPGTLSEYRRRKHADDDAEVQKIIDGAKETGRPYGFEHRIFRVDGEVRWIQGSGTSFKDENGKIVLYMGTVIDITEKKVAVADQSFLSQTSEILSSSFNYLENLQKMADFAARYFCDGCLIDQLHPDGTIKRIVVGGERPGMKEKLFSIHERYPQRYTQEHPLFISLITGRTVVIDDVMEFSKSYRSKYPDSYFEELNDVGFHSAIVVRLKGKENLLGTITFFTSKNSRYKFDGRSKWLSEELAYRTSMSIENSLLYIHSQDAIKSRDEFLSIASHELKTPLTSLTLQNQMRKRQLEKDKSKVLDEKNMLKMIEADDRQLKRINRLIDDMLDIARIRAERLTIHKEKFKFCAFVKDVLERLSPQMQAAGCELSVHLCPEVTVFCDSYRIEQVVINMITNAIKYGAGRPIRVEISSSNMKVSLMVHDQGPGIESKDLERIFQRFERAVTGREISGLGLGLYISRQIVELHDGALFVKSKLGDGSTFIMELPLDHD
- a CDS encoding carboxypeptidase M32, whose translation is MSTKNVQEYLKEISYLKSIQALLHWDMETMMPRGAVEDRAEHLSYIGSKIHSQITSKKYASLLKEMEGMRLKPREKKLLKELKWDYDLFQALPEKHVVELSKAQTMATHAWAEARKKNDWSAFKPHLQKLIDLKKREATFYKTKTPYDALIRLHDKEFSSAEIDSLFGDLKKGLLKLSHAVKKDGSFVKVKNLKGPFDINAQKKLSAYAVELCGLPASHSRLDESVHPFSINISPLDQRITTRYTTENLDSLSSTMHEVGHALYEHNLPREWAGTPFQEAISLSVHESQSRFWENVVGRSRAFCHFIHPKMKELFPAAMKGVNEEALYHIFNKSVPGMIRVEECELYYNFHIIIRYEIEEMIFNQGLKAADIPAIWNEKYKEYLGLTPKTYAEGLMQDSHWAGGAFGYFPTYTLGNLISGTIYQKMKKDMPNFKKDVGNGKLGKIGEYLKENIHSKGRSVDAKDIVGKLDVKDYLNYLTEKFEV
- a CDS encoding C1 family peptidase is translated as MTLAWPILILLSFNAFSAPLPTRYTDLVKYVQPAPNQADTKSCWFVASTGAMELLLNKRDNIENPEQGGTNDLSEAFLIWQSNFKDPKDPTQHFIEDMVMRFNHGVAIKEEDWPFVPDMSLWDPNPDFDVLPRIKVPQLTTEFLFARGGKWDTHVLEAKDVLKIKQSLYRYKSPIIINYNDNDYWHVILIVGYDNSLAGDCYEIEESECNKKGAFIVRDSNGSRTENRAYNWFLYKANAAAVVRLKDTTASRD
- a CDS encoding response regulator, whose amino-acid sequence is MTKRILVVEDDTSIRELLVELLESEGYSVSSAINGLEGLKYLQTQGNPDLILIDLMMPVMDGYSFRTEQLKNSNWASIPTVVMSAEANAKEKMKNFNITAFLSKPVELDTILKTVARFS
- a CDS encoding uracil-DNA glycosylase family protein, translated to MIEVHPYGEFIPKKPRWMIVGSFPIAKFSNPKKRSEIKPHELDFFFGGEKNLLWKLLGLCFDRDLKSKKDVIRLLEDQGIAVGDVIKACRRKNGGGSDSDLYQIKWNNDLIDIIRDNGIKKVFFTSRKVEVWFNKLFPESSDIEKVTLISPSGQSVRSLSHHPDYEDWEKLHRGEPKFNFILTNYRLKFRTRG